Proteins found in one Cardiocondyla obscurior isolate alpha-2009 linkage group LG03, Cobs3.1, whole genome shotgun sequence genomic segment:
- the LOC139113733 gene encoding lysosomal acid glucosylceramidase-like isoform X2 produces MIRTIILITALITVKGDDCVKRSFGEDNIVCVCNSTYCDTISEPKLQRNQFLWYTSTKDGKRLELSVNGFNNNQSDSDLVLTVDSGQASQTILGFGGALTDAAALNIRKLSNETQERLLEGYYGVNGIRYSLVRIPIAGTDFSTRPYTYDDVPGDIALNHFALVEEDDYKIGYIDHIKSIMPNLNDLKIFTTSWSAPVWMKNTDKITWGKISKEAEPIRTNVARFSTLKTEYYQLYADYIKKFYDAYKERNVDIWAMTPGNEPIDGFIPFFTFNAMGWTPTSSAIWSANYLIPTLSKAGYKPLYMALDDQRFEIPWYVDIMFKNPTVKEAFSGTAFHWYFDKTFSPCRLNDLHDKYPDKFILMTEACAGSGLFEKKVVLGSWERGERYALDIIENLSHWVTGWVDWNIALDKDGGPNWAKNNVDSPIIVIPENDEFYKQPMFYAISHFSKFVPPESRKILSTGLENNNKIKVIAFLTPNQEIVVVAVNTDSSPINLTIKDKTTNNKINVHLLANSFNTLLYLPQE; encoded by the exons ATGATACGTACGATAATTCTAATTACCGCTTTAATCACGGTAAAAg GAGATGATTGCGTGAAACGTTCATTCGGAGAGGATAATATAGTATGCGTCTGTAACTCAACGTATTGTGATACGATAAGCGAGCCGAAGTTGCagcgaaatcaatttttatggTACACGTCTACTAAGGATGGCAAAAGATTGGAATTATCCGTCAACGGCTTCAACAATAATCAATCTGATAGTGATCTGGTTCTCACAGTAGACAGTGGTCAAGCGAGTCAAACGATATTAGGATTTGGCGGTGCATTGACCGACGCCGCCGCATTGAACATCAGAAAGCTCAGCAATGAGACTCAAGAAAGATTACTTGA GGGGTACTACGGCGTTAACGGTATCAGATACTCATTGGTACGCATCCCTATCGCAGGTACCGATTTCTCGACGAGACCGTATACATATGACGACGTACCGGGCGATATTGCGTTAAATCATTTTGCACTTGTAGAGGAGGACGATTATAAAATAGGATATATAGATCACATTAAGAGCATTATGCCAAATTTGAACGATCTCAAAATATTTACGACTTCGTGGAGTGCTCCCGTGTGGATGAAAAATACAGACAAAATAACGTGGGGTAAGATATCAAAAGAGGCAGAACCGATCAGAACAAATGTCGCACGCTTTA GTACTCTAAAAACGGAATATTACCAGTTGTACGctgattatattaaaaagttctaTGACGCATATAAAGAACGTAATGTAGATATATGGGCTATGACACCGGGCAACGAACCGATAGACGGGTTTATTCCATTTTTCACTTTCAATGCCATGGGCTGGACCCCAACTTCGTCGGCGATTTGGTccgcaaattatttaattccgaCTTTGTCCAAGGCCGGATACAAACCACTTTACATGGCGTTGGACGATCAGCGCTTCGAAATACCATGGTATGTCGATATCATGTTTAAAAATCCAACAGTAAAAGAAGCGTTTTCTGGTACTGCATTCCATTGGTATTtcgataaaacattttcgccATGTAGATTAAACGATTTACACGATAAATATCCagacaaatttatattgatgACCGAGGCGTGCGCCG gtAGCGGTCTTTTTGAGAAAAAAGTCGTTTTAGGATCATGGGAACGGGGAGAAAGATATGCCTTGGATATAATCGag AATTTGTCACACTGGGTGACTGGATGGGTAGATTGGAATATAGCGCTTGATAAGGATGGGGGACCGAATTGGGCTAAGAATAACGTGGATTCACCGATTATCGTAATCCCAGAGAACGATGAGTTTTACAAGCAACCGATGTTTTACGCGATTTCTCACTTCAGCAAATTCGTACCACCCGAGTCTCGCAAAATCTTATCTACAGGTCTtgaaaacaataataaaattaaagttatagcTTTCCTGACGCCCAATCAAGAAATTGTTGTCGTGGCCGTTAACAC AGATTCTTCtcctattaatttaacaataaaagataagactacaaacaataaaataaatgtgcatCTACTtgcaaattcttttaatacattattgtATTTACCACAGGAATAA
- the LOC139113733 gene encoding lysosomal acid glucosylceramidase-like isoform X3 — protein sequence MIRTIILITALITVKGDDCVKRSFGEDNIVCVCNSTYCDTISEPKLQRNQFLWYTSTKDGKRLELSVNGFNNNQSDSDLVLTVDSGQASQTILGFGGALTDAAALNIRKLSNETQERLLEGYYGVNGIRYSLVRIPIAGTDFSTRPYTYDDVPGDIALNHFALVEEDDYKIGYIDHIKSIMPNLNDLKIFTTSWSAPVWMKNTDKITWAGTLKTEYYQLYADYIKKFYDAYKERNVDIWAMTPGNEPIDGFIPFFTFNAMGWTPTSSAIWSANYLIPTLSKAGYKPLYMALDDQRFEIPWYVDIMFKNPTVKEAFSGTAFHWYFDKTFSPCRLNDLHDKYPDKFILMTEACAGSGLFEKKVVLGSWERGERYALDIIENLSHWVTGWVDWNIALDKDGGPNWAKNNVDSPIIVIPENDEFYKQPMFYAISHFSKFVPPESRKILSTGLENNNKIKVIAFLTPNQEIVVVAVNTDSSPINLTIKDKTTNNKINVHLLANSFNTLLYLPQE from the exons ATGATACGTACGATAATTCTAATTACCGCTTTAATCACGGTAAAAg GAGATGATTGCGTGAAACGTTCATTCGGAGAGGATAATATAGTATGCGTCTGTAACTCAACGTATTGTGATACGATAAGCGAGCCGAAGTTGCagcgaaatcaatttttatggTACACGTCTACTAAGGATGGCAAAAGATTGGAATTATCCGTCAACGGCTTCAACAATAATCAATCTGATAGTGATCTGGTTCTCACAGTAGACAGTGGTCAAGCGAGTCAAACGATATTAGGATTTGGCGGTGCATTGACCGACGCCGCCGCATTGAACATCAGAAAGCTCAGCAATGAGACTCAAGAAAGATTACTTGA GGGGTACTACGGCGTTAACGGTATCAGATACTCATTGGTACGCATCCCTATCGCAGGTACCGATTTCTCGACGAGACCGTATACATATGACGACGTACCGGGCGATATTGCGTTAAATCATTTTGCACTTGTAGAGGAGGACGATTATAAAATAGGATATATAGATCACATTAAGAGCATTATGCCAAATTTGAACGATCTCAAAATATTTACGACTTCGTGGAGTGCTCCCGTGTGGATGAAAAATACAGACAAAATAACGTGGG cAGGTACTCTAAAAACGGAATATTACCAGTTGTACGctgattatattaaaaagttctaTGACGCATATAAAGAACGTAATGTAGATATATGGGCTATGACACCGGGCAACGAACCGATAGACGGGTTTATTCCATTTTTCACTTTCAATGCCATGGGCTGGACCCCAACTTCGTCGGCGATTTGGTccgcaaattatttaattccgaCTTTGTCCAAGGCCGGATACAAACCACTTTACATGGCGTTGGACGATCAGCGCTTCGAAATACCATGGTATGTCGATATCATGTTTAAAAATCCAACAGTAAAAGAAGCGTTTTCTGGTACTGCATTCCATTGGTATTtcgataaaacattttcgccATGTAGATTAAACGATTTACACGATAAATATCCagacaaatttatattgatgACCGAGGCGTGCGCCG gtAGCGGTCTTTTTGAGAAAAAAGTCGTTTTAGGATCATGGGAACGGGGAGAAAGATATGCCTTGGATATAATCGag AATTTGTCACACTGGGTGACTGGATGGGTAGATTGGAATATAGCGCTTGATAAGGATGGGGGACCGAATTGGGCTAAGAATAACGTGGATTCACCGATTATCGTAATCCCAGAGAACGATGAGTTTTACAAGCAACCGATGTTTTACGCGATTTCTCACTTCAGCAAATTCGTACCACCCGAGTCTCGCAAAATCTTATCTACAGGTCTtgaaaacaataataaaattaaagttatagcTTTCCTGACGCCCAATCAAGAAATTGTTGTCGTGGCCGTTAACAC AGATTCTTCtcctattaatttaacaataaaagataagactacaaacaataaaataaatgtgcatCTACTtgcaaattcttttaatacattattgtATTTACCACAGGAATAA
- the Mrps30 gene encoding large ribosomal subunit protein mL65: MLAHIRQRVLFNGIIKYGKQKRYSTTAVDKNKSITKDLVEPRYPPIEDLSFKAKMKRKKEAWYDTIKNIGTVEEKQIKINMPRYYGWNSLIIKEHVIPYNSLSHAQHCTRTHIVNESGLPAYYNNIISNEELDSIVQAIKNDIENSIIFEYCFRRRECEMEPDEFPLEENVKALDNKVKMEEMISKALIHRINRTILVHLARKNLHLLHAEVDFEPRLEASWVMGGIPPPNKIRKFRESLDFLKETVDDPMNLNVQYIGQPVLHLRHKHPLREIIPLSECENPALDVPTFDFHPKVLAYFMERRHLTNIPGFWPGDKNEFGLLSYHNCTHLQTRPEAFNDTSTALTVQAILASYSWLLSQACYQGFSTFNDITYPLTTQTVITNGQLWSFFVYQLNTTLTHSEHVDENPKRNICWITEPMKLFDKIEDEKVHGLNEEVLKTLIKFYVNAPEERIDVNLKPYLGQSVKLVADIEHDEKRNWLETRYKHIVSNRPKHRRIPEIYDWQRIYLLKHKTRPLDKKREPWQFGINMFKRTLDDHQPAYIPRCLRKNPKKRSIGRWAKTYYP, encoded by the exons ATGTTGGCTCATATTCGACAGAGGGTACTATTTAAtggcataattaaatatggCAAACAAAAAAGGTACAGTACAACCGCTGTTGACAAGAATAAAAGTATAACCAAAGATTTGGTTGAGCCAAGATATCCACCTATCGAGGATTTAAGCTTTAAAGCCAAGatgaaaaggaagaaagaagcTTGGTATGACACAATTAAAAACATAGGAACTGTGGAggaaaagcaaattaaaattaacatgcCACGTTATTATGGCTGGAATTCACTGATTATAAAAGAACATGTTATACCATACAATAGTTTGTCACATGCACAACATTGTACAAGAACACACATTGTTAACGAATCTGGTCTACCAgcatattacaataatataatctCCAATGAAGAATTGGATAGTATAGTTCAAGCAATCAAGAACGACATAGAAAATAGTATAATTTTTGAGTATTGCTTTAGAAG AAGAGAATGTGAAATGGAACCAGATGAATTTCCATTGGAAGAAAACGTCAAAGCTTTAGATAATAAAGTAAAGATGGAAGAAATGATATCTAAAGCGTTAATTCACAGAATTAACAGAACAATTCTGGTACATCTTGCACGTAAAAATCTCCATTTATTACATGCTGAAGTTGATTTTGAACCGAGATTAGAAGCATCCTGGGTTATGGGTGGTATACCCCCTCccaataaaataagaaaattcaGAGAATCTTTAGACTTTTTGAAAGAAACTGTTGACGATCCAATGAACTTGAATGTTCAATATATTGGTCAGCCTGTTTTACATCTGAGGCATAAACATCCTCTGCGAGAAATCATTCCTTTAAGTGAATGTGAAAATCCAGCTTTAGATGTGCCTACATTCGATTTTCATCCTAAAGTATTGGCTTATTTTATGGAAAGGAGACATTTGACTAATATACCTGGATTTTGGCCAGGTGATAAAAATGAATTCGGACTTTTATCGTATCATAACTGCACACATTTACAAACAAGGCCAGAAGCATTTAACGATACTTCTACAGCACTTACAGTACAGGCTATATTAGCATCTTACAGCTGGTTATTATCGCAAGCCTGTTATCAAG gTTTCTCTACCTTCAATGACATTACATATCCGTTAACTACTCAAACGGTTATAACAAATGGACAATTGTGGTCATTTTTCGTTTACCAACTGAATACTACTTTAACACATTCTGAGCATGTAGATGAAAATCCAAAGCGCAACATATGCTGGATTACAGAACCAATGAagttatttgataaaatagaaGACGAGAAAGTGCACGGTTTAAATGAAGaagttttaaaaactttaattaagttttacgtGAACGCTCCTGAAGAAAGAATAGACGTAAATTTAAAACCGTATTTAGGGCAATCCGTAAAACTAGTAGCTGATATAGAACAcgatgaaaaaagaaattggctGGAAACACGATACAAACATATTGTAAGCAATAGACCAAAGCACAG acggATACCGGAAATTTACGATTGGCAAAGGATCTATCTTCTTAAGCATAAAACTCGTCCGTTAGATAAGAAACGAGAACCTTGGCAATTTGgcattaatatgtttaaacGTACATTAGATGATCATCAACCAGCCTATATACCAAGATGTTTACGAAAGAACCCTAAAAAGAGATCCATAGGACGATGGGCAAAAACATATTATCCATAA
- the LOC139113733 gene encoding lysosomal acid glucosylceramidase-like isoform X1 → MIRTIILITALITVKGDDCVKRSFGEDNIVCVCNSTYCDTISEPKLQRNQFLWYTSTKDGKRLELSVNGFNNNQSDSDLVLTVDSGQASQTILGFGGALTDAAALNIRKLSNETQERLLEGYYGVNGIRYSLVRIPIAGTDFSTRPYTYDDVPGDIALNHFALVEEDDYKIGYIDHIKSIMPNLNDLKIFTTSWSAPVWMKNTDKITWGKISKEAEPIRTNVARFTGTLKTEYYQLYADYIKKFYDAYKERNVDIWAMTPGNEPIDGFIPFFTFNAMGWTPTSSAIWSANYLIPTLSKAGYKPLYMALDDQRFEIPWYVDIMFKNPTVKEAFSGTAFHWYFDKTFSPCRLNDLHDKYPDKFILMTEACAGSGLFEKKVVLGSWERGERYALDIIENLSHWVTGWVDWNIALDKDGGPNWAKNNVDSPIIVIPENDEFYKQPMFYAISHFSKFVPPESRKILSTGLENNNKIKVIAFLTPNQEIVVVAVNTDSSPINLTIKDKTTNNKINVHLLANSFNTLLYLPQE, encoded by the exons ATGATACGTACGATAATTCTAATTACCGCTTTAATCACGGTAAAAg GAGATGATTGCGTGAAACGTTCATTCGGAGAGGATAATATAGTATGCGTCTGTAACTCAACGTATTGTGATACGATAAGCGAGCCGAAGTTGCagcgaaatcaatttttatggTACACGTCTACTAAGGATGGCAAAAGATTGGAATTATCCGTCAACGGCTTCAACAATAATCAATCTGATAGTGATCTGGTTCTCACAGTAGACAGTGGTCAAGCGAGTCAAACGATATTAGGATTTGGCGGTGCATTGACCGACGCCGCCGCATTGAACATCAGAAAGCTCAGCAATGAGACTCAAGAAAGATTACTTGA GGGGTACTACGGCGTTAACGGTATCAGATACTCATTGGTACGCATCCCTATCGCAGGTACCGATTTCTCGACGAGACCGTATACATATGACGACGTACCGGGCGATATTGCGTTAAATCATTTTGCACTTGTAGAGGAGGACGATTATAAAATAGGATATATAGATCACATTAAGAGCATTATGCCAAATTTGAACGATCTCAAAATATTTACGACTTCGTGGAGTGCTCCCGTGTGGATGAAAAATACAGACAAAATAACGTGGGGTAAGATATCAAAAGAGGCAGAACCGATCAGAACAAATGTCGCACGCTTTA cAGGTACTCTAAAAACGGAATATTACCAGTTGTACGctgattatattaaaaagttctaTGACGCATATAAAGAACGTAATGTAGATATATGGGCTATGACACCGGGCAACGAACCGATAGACGGGTTTATTCCATTTTTCACTTTCAATGCCATGGGCTGGACCCCAACTTCGTCGGCGATTTGGTccgcaaattatttaattccgaCTTTGTCCAAGGCCGGATACAAACCACTTTACATGGCGTTGGACGATCAGCGCTTCGAAATACCATGGTATGTCGATATCATGTTTAAAAATCCAACAGTAAAAGAAGCGTTTTCTGGTACTGCATTCCATTGGTATTtcgataaaacattttcgccATGTAGATTAAACGATTTACACGATAAATATCCagacaaatttatattgatgACCGAGGCGTGCGCCG gtAGCGGTCTTTTTGAGAAAAAAGTCGTTTTAGGATCATGGGAACGGGGAGAAAGATATGCCTTGGATATAATCGag AATTTGTCACACTGGGTGACTGGATGGGTAGATTGGAATATAGCGCTTGATAAGGATGGGGGACCGAATTGGGCTAAGAATAACGTGGATTCACCGATTATCGTAATCCCAGAGAACGATGAGTTTTACAAGCAACCGATGTTTTACGCGATTTCTCACTTCAGCAAATTCGTACCACCCGAGTCTCGCAAAATCTTATCTACAGGTCTtgaaaacaataataaaattaaagttatagcTTTCCTGACGCCCAATCAAGAAATTGTTGTCGTGGCCGTTAACAC AGATTCTTCtcctattaatttaacaataaaagataagactacaaacaataaaataaatgtgcatCTACTtgcaaattcttttaatacattattgtATTTACCACAGGAATAA
- the LOC139113733 gene encoding lysosomal acid glucosylceramidase-like isoform X4 — MIRTIILITALITVKGDDCVKRSFGEDNIVCVCNSTYCDTISEPKLQRNQFLWYTSTKDGKRLELSVNGFNNNQSDSDLVLTVDSGQASQTILGFGGALTDAAALNIRKLSNETQERLLEGYYGVNGIRYSLVRIPIAGTDFSTRPYTYDDVPGDIALNHFALVEEDDYKIGYIDHIKSIMPNLNDLKIFTTSWSAPVWMKNTDKITWGTLKTEYYQLYADYIKKFYDAYKERNVDIWAMTPGNEPIDGFIPFFTFNAMGWTPTSSAIWSANYLIPTLSKAGYKPLYMALDDQRFEIPWYVDIMFKNPTVKEAFSGTAFHWYFDKTFSPCRLNDLHDKYPDKFILMTEACAGSGLFEKKVVLGSWERGERYALDIIENLSHWVTGWVDWNIALDKDGGPNWAKNNVDSPIIVIPENDEFYKQPMFYAISHFSKFVPPESRKILSTGLENNNKIKVIAFLTPNQEIVVVAVNTDSSPINLTIKDKTTNNKINVHLLANSFNTLLYLPQE, encoded by the exons ATGATACGTACGATAATTCTAATTACCGCTTTAATCACGGTAAAAg GAGATGATTGCGTGAAACGTTCATTCGGAGAGGATAATATAGTATGCGTCTGTAACTCAACGTATTGTGATACGATAAGCGAGCCGAAGTTGCagcgaaatcaatttttatggTACACGTCTACTAAGGATGGCAAAAGATTGGAATTATCCGTCAACGGCTTCAACAATAATCAATCTGATAGTGATCTGGTTCTCACAGTAGACAGTGGTCAAGCGAGTCAAACGATATTAGGATTTGGCGGTGCATTGACCGACGCCGCCGCATTGAACATCAGAAAGCTCAGCAATGAGACTCAAGAAAGATTACTTGA GGGGTACTACGGCGTTAACGGTATCAGATACTCATTGGTACGCATCCCTATCGCAGGTACCGATTTCTCGACGAGACCGTATACATATGACGACGTACCGGGCGATATTGCGTTAAATCATTTTGCACTTGTAGAGGAGGACGATTATAAAATAGGATATATAGATCACATTAAGAGCATTATGCCAAATTTGAACGATCTCAAAATATTTACGACTTCGTGGAGTGCTCCCGTGTGGATGAAAAATACAGACAAAATAACGTGGG GTACTCTAAAAACGGAATATTACCAGTTGTACGctgattatattaaaaagttctaTGACGCATATAAAGAACGTAATGTAGATATATGGGCTATGACACCGGGCAACGAACCGATAGACGGGTTTATTCCATTTTTCACTTTCAATGCCATGGGCTGGACCCCAACTTCGTCGGCGATTTGGTccgcaaattatttaattccgaCTTTGTCCAAGGCCGGATACAAACCACTTTACATGGCGTTGGACGATCAGCGCTTCGAAATACCATGGTATGTCGATATCATGTTTAAAAATCCAACAGTAAAAGAAGCGTTTTCTGGTACTGCATTCCATTGGTATTtcgataaaacattttcgccATGTAGATTAAACGATTTACACGATAAATATCCagacaaatttatattgatgACCGAGGCGTGCGCCG gtAGCGGTCTTTTTGAGAAAAAAGTCGTTTTAGGATCATGGGAACGGGGAGAAAGATATGCCTTGGATATAATCGag AATTTGTCACACTGGGTGACTGGATGGGTAGATTGGAATATAGCGCTTGATAAGGATGGGGGACCGAATTGGGCTAAGAATAACGTGGATTCACCGATTATCGTAATCCCAGAGAACGATGAGTTTTACAAGCAACCGATGTTTTACGCGATTTCTCACTTCAGCAAATTCGTACCACCCGAGTCTCGCAAAATCTTATCTACAGGTCTtgaaaacaataataaaattaaagttatagcTTTCCTGACGCCCAATCAAGAAATTGTTGTCGTGGCCGTTAACAC AGATTCTTCtcctattaatttaacaataaaagataagactacaaacaataaaataaatgtgcatCTACTtgcaaattcttttaatacattattgtATTTACCACAGGAATAA